The proteins below come from a single Zhouia spongiae genomic window:
- a CDS encoding porin family protein, which produces MKKHLFCLLFLCAFINKGVSQLRIFNEDPIINLENFDKQPVHWGYFLGFNQYDFKVDYNNDEGDILIAKSVGFNVGLIGNLRINDYLDLRFEPGLYYNQRDIGFPGFTDISDYKREVKSTYIHFPLLLKVSTKRLGNFKPYVVGGVSGSINLSSEHDSQDDNYSGTFRMKKNAMYYELGFGLDFYLPYFKFSPSIRGVFALTDELIPDNDSNSPWTSNLNGMYSRGVFVNFTFE; this is translated from the coding sequence ATGAAAAAACATCTTTTTTGTCTACTTTTTTTATGCGCTTTCATTAATAAAGGGGTTTCACAATTAAGAATTTTTAATGAAGACCCCATCATCAATTTAGAAAATTTTGATAAACAACCGGTACACTGGGGCTATTTTCTTGGTTTCAACCAATACGACTTCAAGGTTGATTACAACAATGATGAAGGCGATATTCTGATCGCCAAATCAGTTGGCTTCAATGTAGGACTAATAGGTAACTTAAGAATAAATGATTACCTGGACCTTCGTTTTGAACCCGGACTATATTATAACCAACGTGATATTGGATTCCCCGGGTTTACCGATATAAGTGATTACAAAAGAGAAGTAAAATCTACTTACATTCATTTTCCGCTACTCCTTAAAGTAAGTACAAAAAGATTAGGGAATTTCAAACCCTATGTCGTTGGGGGCGTATCCGGCTCGATCAATCTGAGCAGCGAACACGACAGTCAGGATGATAACTACAGTGGTACTTTCCGGATGAAAAAGAATGCGATGTATTACGAATTGGGCTTTGGCCTGGATTTCTACCTGCCGTATTTTAAATTCTCGCCTTCGATAAGAGGTGTGTTTGCCTTAACAGATGAATTAATCCCTGACAACGACTCTAACAGCCCGTGGACCTCTAACCTTAACGGAATGTATTCAAGGGGTGTTTTTGTAAACTTTACCTTTGAATAG
- a CDS encoding BamA/TamA family outer membrane protein: MRNFFSKITVFLIIFLISSCNAVKRVEDDELLLSKNTIYINDKKIKNEDLDGLISQKPNNPLRLHIYNLAKENSDSIYLERLQRQLDSSRFWKKFLSEKQLIRWTEYKMGFNNWLRNSGEAPVIIDKDKAKRSTERLSSYAYNFGYFNNTTSYKIDTSGQKNKRAEIVYKIDTGKPFMIDSLKTDIVSDVLDSIYEAHKKESLINDGDQFNLNNFNAERERLNDLYLNSGIYRFQRTSISYDIQRDTVEANKDYKMPTTIIIDNAYERIGDSLKEIPYKVHSINNVNIFTDTNTSDYTDTINYNGYTIYYKDELRYKPKSLTDAVAITPGDIYKDNDRTLTYKQISNLKNFRYPTVDYTYAENSDSALNSNIYISSRPKFSLGLNTDISHSNIQDIGMSFGTSLLSRNVFRGAETLELALKGTIGSSRELRNEDDPFFNILELGADINLNFPRFLLPFNTDKRVPKYMNPNTRLSAGITTQKNIGLDKQSLNTLLRYSWSPSNFKKSIVELINIQFVKNINPERYYLVYRNSYNRLNDIASPFENQHPDYFEPDTDSPQLIIPEGTNAFINAVEDGTISLNSQENREEFNSIIEQEERLTTDNLIFATNYTYTRNNRKSYTDNNFYQFRTKIELAGNLLSGISSVFPFDKDEKGTKLVFGVPYSQYVKTEFDFIKHWRVFKDNTLAFRAFTGIAVPYGNSGNIPFIRSYFAGGSNDNRAWQAYSLGPGRTDNLNDYNEANFKISFNLEYRFDILGDLKGALFIDSGNIWNVFDDIQDEKRIFEGFDSLSELAVGSGFGVRYDFSFFVIRLDTGFKTYNPALEKDKRWFNEYNFRNAVLNIGINYPF; the protein is encoded by the coding sequence TTGAGAAACTTTTTTTCAAAAATAACGGTATTCTTGATAATATTCCTGATTTCTTCATGTAATGCAGTGAAGCGTGTTGAAGATGATGAGCTGCTGCTCTCTAAAAACACTATCTATATTAACGACAAGAAAATAAAAAACGAAGATCTTGACGGACTCATTTCGCAAAAACCAAATAATCCTTTAAGACTTCATATCTATAATCTTGCAAAAGAGAATTCCGATTCGATATATCTGGAGCGATTACAAAGACAACTTGACTCCAGCCGTTTCTGGAAAAAGTTCTTGTCTGAAAAGCAGTTGATCAGATGGACCGAATATAAAATGGGCTTCAATAACTGGCTCAGAAATTCCGGAGAAGCCCCTGTTATCATCGATAAGGATAAAGCTAAAAGATCTACTGAAAGACTGAGCAGTTATGCTTATAACTTTGGATACTTCAACAATACCACTTCCTATAAAATCGATACCAGCGGACAAAAAAACAAACGGGCAGAAATTGTCTATAAGATCGATACGGGAAAACCTTTTATGATTGACTCATTAAAAACCGATATTGTATCGGATGTGTTGGATTCCATCTACGAAGCTCACAAAAAAGAATCATTGATAAATGACGGCGACCAATTCAACCTTAACAACTTTAATGCAGAGAGAGAACGCCTGAACGACCTTTATTTAAATTCCGGGATATATCGTTTTCAGAGAACTTCTATCTCGTACGACATCCAAAGAGATACCGTTGAAGCCAACAAAGACTATAAAATGCCCACAACTATTATTATTGATAATGCTTACGAACGTATCGGAGACTCTCTCAAAGAAATTCCTTACAAAGTACACAGCATCAATAATGTAAACATTTTCACCGATACCAATACCAGCGACTATACAGACACTATAAACTACAACGGATATACCATTTACTATAAAGATGAGCTTCGGTACAAACCCAAGTCCCTTACGGACGCTGTTGCTATTACACCCGGAGATATATACAAAGACAACGACAGGACACTTACATACAAACAAATAAGCAACCTGAAAAACTTCAGGTACCCTACAGTTGATTATACGTATGCGGAAAATTCAGACTCAGCACTAAATTCTAATATCTACATAAGTTCCAGGCCTAAATTCTCACTCGGACTCAACACAGATATTTCACATTCAAACATTCAGGATATCGGAATGTCTTTCGGTACATCGCTTTTGAGCAGAAATGTATTCAGGGGTGCTGAAACACTAGAATTAGCTCTTAAAGGAACCATCGGATCCTCCCGTGAGTTAAGAAATGAAGACGATCCTTTTTTTAACATTCTGGAATTAGGTGCCGATATCAATTTAAATTTTCCCCGGTTCCTGTTACCTTTCAATACCGACAAGCGAGTTCCGAAATACATGAACCCAAACACACGTTTATCGGCAGGGATCACTACACAGAAAAACATAGGGCTCGACAAGCAAAGTCTAAACACCTTACTACGTTATTCGTGGAGTCCGTCTAACTTTAAAAAAAGCATCGTTGAGCTCATCAATATTCAGTTTGTTAAAAACATAAACCCGGAACGGTATTATCTGGTTTACAGAAACAGCTATAACAGGCTAAACGATATCGCCTCTCCGTTCGAAAATCAACATCCGGACTACTTTGAGCCCGATACCGATAGCCCCCAGTTAATCATCCCGGAAGGAACAAACGCATTTATCAACGCTGTAGAAGACGGCACTATTTCGCTCAACAGCCAGGAAAACCGCGAAGAGTTCAACAGCATTATTGAACAAGAAGAACGGTTAACTACCGACAATCTAATCTTCGCCACCAACTACACATATACCAGAAACAACAGGAAGAGTTATACCGATAACAATTTCTATCAATTTAGAACCAAAATTGAACTGGCAGGAAATCTTTTGTCAGGGATTTCATCTGTTTTCCCGTTCGACAAGGATGAAAAAGGCACCAAGCTTGTATTTGGAGTACCATATTCTCAGTATGTTAAAACCGAATTCGATTTTATAAAACACTGGCGTGTTTTTAAAGACAACACCCTGGCTTTTCGTGCTTTTACAGGCATAGCCGTTCCATACGGAAACTCAGGTAACATTCCTTTTATACGTAGCTACTTTGCAGGTGGTTCTAACGATAACAGGGCCTGGCAGGCATATTCATTAGGCCCCGGGAGAACAGACAATTTAAACGACTACAATGAAGCTAACTTCAAGATATCCTTCAACTTAGAATATCGTTTTGACATTCTCGGCGATCTGAAAGGAGCGCTTTTTATAGACTCGGGAAATATCTGGAACGTATTTGATGATATCCAGGATGAAAAACGAATTTTTGAAGGCTTTGATTCGCTTTCAGAACTGGCGGTAGGCTCCGGTTTCGGAGTTCGCTACGATTTTAGTTTCTTTGTAATAAGATTAGACACAGGGTTTAAAACATATAACCCTGCTTTAGAGAAAGACAAAAGATGGTTTAACGAATATAACTTCCGTAATGCCGTTTTGAATATTGGAATAAATTATCCTTTCTAA
- the ubiE gene encoding bifunctional demethylmenaquinone methyltransferase/2-methoxy-6-polyprenyl-1,4-benzoquinol methylase UbiE, whose protein sequence is MSKKINPYKDSSLSKKEQVTRMFDNISDKYDGLNRVISFGIDIKWRKKVVNIIGATKPNNILDIATGTGDLAISFASTSAEKIVGLDLSPGMLEVGKEKVSRLNLDDKIEMVIGDSEALPFDSGSFDAVSVAFGVRNFENLEKGLSEIYRVLKPGGIFVVLETSVPTKAPYKQGYQFYTNAILPVIGKVFSKDKSAYSYLSKSASLFPHGEAFNNILRKIGFINVEDKPQTFGAASIYVASK, encoded by the coding sequence ATGTCTAAGAAAATAAATCCGTATAAAGATTCTTCACTGAGTAAAAAGGAACAAGTAACCCGGATGTTTGATAACATCTCGGATAAATATGACGGTTTAAACCGTGTTATCTCTTTTGGCATTGATATTAAATGGCGAAAAAAGGTGGTAAATATTATAGGAGCAACAAAACCAAATAACATTCTGGACATTGCCACAGGAACAGGTGACCTGGCTATAAGCTTCGCTTCTACTTCAGCGGAAAAAATCGTTGGACTTGATCTTTCTCCCGGGATGCTCGAAGTAGGAAAAGAGAAAGTTTCCAGGCTCAATTTAGACGACAAAATTGAAATGGTAATCGGAGACAGCGAAGCACTTCCTTTTGATAGCGGCAGCTTTGATGCAGTGTCTGTAGCTTTTGGGGTTAGAAATTTTGAAAACCTGGAAAAAGGACTGTCAGAGATCTACAGGGTTCTAAAACCCGGGGGCATTTTTGTTGTACTCGAAACCTCCGTACCGACGAAAGCACCTTATAAACAAGGGTATCAATTCTACACAAACGCCATATTGCCTGTTATAGGGAAAGTATTTTCTAAAGATAAATCTGCTTACTCTTACTTATCAAAATCGGCTTCTTTATTTCCTCACGGGGAAGCTTTTAACAATATTTTGCGGAAAATCGGGTTTATTAATGTGGAAGACAAACCGCAAACCTTTGGAGCAGCTTCAATTTATGTCGCCTCGAAATAA
- a CDS encoding pyridoxal phosphate-dependent aminotransferase gives MKQHLSERVVNMATSATLAMAAKARELKAEGKDIIGLSLGEPDFNIPEFIKEAAKDAIDQNYSAYPPVDGYGDLKEAIIKKFKRDNNLTYTPSQIVVSTGAKQSLANVALAMINPGDEVILPAPYWVSYSEIVKLAEGVPVEVTTSIENDFKMTAEQLEAAITPKTKMLWYSSPCNPSGSVYSKEELESLAAVLRKYPDIYIVSDEIYEHINFAEGHTSIAEIDGMYDRTVTVNGVSKAFAMTGWRIGFIGAPEFIARACNKIQGQVTSGANAIGQRATIAALEAPVSKIQFMIDEFKKRRDLVLDLLGEIEGFKLNVPEGAFYVFPDISSFFGKTIKGRKIENASDLAMFILEEANVATVTGEAFGDPNCIRISYAASEKELVEAIGRIKEVLS, from the coding sequence ATGAAACAACATTTATCAGAGCGTGTAGTCAATATGGCTACATCAGCTACGTTGGCCATGGCTGCCAAAGCCAGAGAACTTAAGGCAGAAGGCAAAGACATTATCGGCTTAAGTTTGGGTGAACCGGATTTCAACATTCCTGAATTCATTAAAGAGGCTGCTAAAGATGCTATAGACCAAAACTATAGTGCCTATCCTCCTGTAGACGGATATGGGGATCTGAAGGAGGCTATCATCAAAAAGTTCAAAAGAGATAACAATCTTACCTACACACCAAGCCAGATCGTTGTTTCTACCGGAGCTAAACAATCATTGGCCAATGTGGCCCTCGCCATGATCAATCCCGGCGATGAGGTTATTCTGCCGGCTCCGTATTGGGTAAGCTATTCAGAAATTGTAAAACTGGCAGAAGGAGTGCCGGTTGAGGTTACGACTTCTATAGAGAACGATTTCAAAATGACAGCCGAACAACTTGAGGCTGCCATTACTCCTAAAACAAAAATGCTTTGGTACAGTTCTCCGTGCAACCCGTCAGGATCAGTATACAGCAAAGAAGAATTAGAGTCTCTTGCAGCTGTTCTCAGAAAATATCCGGATATATATATCGTATCAGATGAAATCTACGAACACATAAACTTTGCTGAAGGTCATACAAGCATTGCCGAAATAGACGGCATGTACGACCGTACCGTAACGGTGAACGGTGTTTCTAAAGCATTCGCCATGACCGGATGGAGAATAGGCTTTATCGGTGCTCCGGAATTTATCGCCAGGGCATGTAATAAGATTCAAGGACAAGTAACGAGTGGTGCCAATGCTATCGGCCAGCGAGCTACTATTGCTGCATTAGAAGCCCCGGTCAGCAAAATTCAGTTTATGATTGATGAATTCAAAAAAAGACGTGATTTGGTTCTTGATCTCCTGGGCGAAATCGAAGGATTCAAACTGAATGTTCCGGAAGGTGCCTTTTATGTATTCCCTGACATCTCGTCTTTCTTCGGAAAGACCATTAAAGGAAGAAAAATAGAGAACGCTTCCGACCTGGCTATGTTTATCCTTGAAGAAGCCAATGTAGCAACGGTAACAGGTGAAGCATTCGGAGACCCGAATTGCATCAGAATATCATATGCAGCTTCCGAAAAAGAATTAGTGGAAGCCATTGGAAGAATAAAAGAAGTTCTTTCATAA
- a CDS encoding TrmH family RNA methyltransferase: MVTKNEIKLVKSLQQKKYRTLHGLFAVEGIKAVNEFLNSDFKLKKLFVTDENLLQADKEKVTVVKNTDLVKMSMLKNPNKALALFEIRADTGLVADEGLVVALDDVRDPGNLGTIIRLCDWFGIKTLICSENTVDCYNSKVVQATMGSLTRVKIIYTDLVKYIEKSALPVYVADMGGDNVYTAVLPEGGVLVMGNEANGVSDAVMKTVTNTIAIPQFGSFQETESLNVATATAILLSEFKRRV; the protein is encoded by the coding sequence ATGGTTACTAAAAATGAAATAAAGCTCGTGAAGAGTTTACAGCAAAAAAAGTACCGAACTTTACATGGCTTGTTCGCAGTAGAAGGGATTAAAGCAGTGAATGAGTTTTTAAACTCTGATTTTAAGTTGAAGAAGCTTTTTGTTACCGATGAGAATCTTTTGCAGGCGGATAAAGAAAAGGTTACGGTCGTTAAAAATACTGACCTGGTAAAAATGAGTATGCTCAAAAACCCTAATAAAGCGTTGGCACTTTTTGAAATAAGGGCTGATACGGGTTTGGTAGCGGACGAAGGCTTGGTTGTGGCTTTGGATGATGTGAGGGACCCGGGGAATCTTGGAACGATCATTCGATTGTGTGATTGGTTTGGGATAAAAACCCTGATTTGTAGTGAAAATACGGTCGACTGTTACAACTCTAAAGTGGTGCAGGCAACCATGGGCTCTTTAACACGTGTGAAAATTATTTATACAGACCTGGTGAAATACATAGAGAAATCGGCTTTGCCTGTGTATGTGGCCGATATGGGAGGAGATAATGTATATACAGCTGTTCTTCCTGAAGGAGGGGTTCTTGTAATGGGGAACGAAGCGAATGGTGTTTCGGATGCTGTCATGAAGACAGTGACAAACACGATCGCAATTCCGCAGTTTGGAAGCTTTCAGGAAACGGAAAGCCTGAATGTGGCAACCGCTACCGCGATCTTGCTAAGTGAATTTAAACGCAGGGTTTAA
- a CDS encoding fatty acid desaturase family protein, translating to MNTPTIRFSRKDNAQFFKTLNKRVNNYFKEKNLKKTGNWKLYLKTIVMFSIFLTPYFLILTIDMNQWLQLLLTIVIGVGMAGVGMNVMHDGNHGSYSSKPWLNKLMGSSIYILAGNVYNWKVQHNVLHHTYTNIHGHDEDLDAGRIIRFTKHAEWRRFHKFQHYYSVFLYGLLTLNWAITTDFKQMHGYLKRKLSYGKFPNPAKEWSVLVITKLIYLTIWIVLPMLVLDIAWWKVLIGFFAMHYTAGLILSIVFQLAHVVEETETPLPEEDGSIQNTWAIHQLFTTANFSTKNKIVNWFTGGLNHQVEHHIFPNISHIHYTNISKIVRETAKEFNLPYNEYRSTRKAVISHFKHLKELGRKPKMAY from the coding sequence ATGAATACACCAACAATTAGATTTTCCAGAAAGGATAACGCGCAGTTTTTTAAAACGTTAAACAAGAGAGTAAATAATTACTTCAAAGAAAAAAATCTGAAAAAGACCGGAAACTGGAAACTATACTTAAAAACTATAGTAATGTTTTCCATCTTTTTGACTCCTTACTTCCTTATTTTAACCATTGATATGAACCAGTGGTTACAATTATTGCTGACCATTGTTATCGGGGTCGGTATGGCCGGAGTCGGAATGAACGTAATGCACGACGGAAACCACGGCTCGTACTCTTCGAAACCATGGCTCAATAAATTAATGGGGAGCAGCATATACATCCTGGCCGGTAATGTGTACAACTGGAAAGTCCAGCACAATGTACTTCACCATACCTACACCAACATTCATGGTCATGATGAAGACCTTGATGCAGGAAGGATCATTCGATTTACAAAGCATGCTGAATGGAGACGCTTTCATAAATTCCAGCATTATTATTCTGTTTTCCTTTACGGACTACTGACGCTGAATTGGGCCATTACTACGGATTTCAAACAAATGCATGGGTACTTGAAAAGGAAACTTTCTTACGGGAAGTTCCCTAACCCTGCCAAAGAATGGAGCGTACTCGTAATTACCAAACTAATATACTTAACGATCTGGATCGTTTTACCCATGCTTGTCTTGGACATCGCATGGTGGAAGGTACTGATTGGTTTCTTTGCCATGCATTATACCGCAGGACTCATATTAAGCATCGTTTTTCAGTTGGCACATGTTGTTGAAGAAACCGAGACCCCTCTACCGGAAGAAGACGGATCGATCCAAAATACCTGGGCTATACACCAATTATTCACTACAGCTAACTTTTCTACAAAAAACAAAATCGTTAACTGGTTTACAGGCGGCTTAAACCATCAGGTTGAACACCATATCTTCCCTAACATCAGTCATATCCATTATACAAATATTTCTAAAATTGTTAGAGAAACAGCAAAAGAGTTCAATTTGCCATATAACGAATACAGAAGTACCAGAAAAGCTGTAATTTCGCACTTTAAACACCTAAAAGAATTAGGTAGAAAGCCCAAAATGGCTTACTAA
- the trkA gene encoding Trk system potassium transporter TrkA — MKIIIAGAGEVGFHLAKLLSYESQDITLIDTNKDSLSYADTHLDIKVLKGDATSIAVLKDARVGNSDLVIGVTSTETTNITLCLLAKQMGCKRTIARISNTEFIHNKDEVKFSELGIDELISPEQLAAEEIQLLLDQSAFNDSYEFEGGALTMVGTTLQRTAPFIGKTVKEAASIFPKLHFVPIAIQRFGTQYTLIPRGDTVFKEGDQAYFVTSEAGVKELYKLTGKTKEEIKDVMILGGSKIGYKTARDLCSNRFRVKLIEKDKNKSFDLADLLPNALIINGDGRNVELLEEEDIEEMDAFIAVTGNSETNIMSCLVAKSRNIKKTIALVENMDYFQLSQSIGIDTLINKKLLAANNIFRHIRKGEVVALTRLNNLNAEILEFIVKRTSEVTGKKIRELDFPRSAVIAGVIRDGEGMIALGDFQIKAGDRVVVCCLPRSIARIEKLFL; from the coding sequence ATGAAAATTATTATAGCCGGTGCTGGTGAAGTTGGGTTTCATCTGGCAAAATTACTGTCATACGAATCCCAAGACATCACACTTATCGATACCAATAAGGATAGTCTTTCTTACGCAGACACTCATTTGGATATTAAAGTTTTAAAGGGAGATGCTACTTCTATAGCTGTATTAAAGGATGCAAGGGTAGGAAATTCAGATCTTGTAATTGGGGTCACATCAACCGAAACTACCAATATCACTCTTTGCCTGTTGGCGAAGCAGATGGGATGTAAAAGAACCATTGCGCGTATCTCTAATACTGAATTTATCCATAATAAGGATGAGGTGAAATTTTCTGAGCTGGGAATTGATGAGCTCATATCGCCGGAACAATTAGCGGCGGAAGAGATACAGCTATTGTTGGATCAATCAGCATTTAACGATAGTTATGAGTTTGAAGGAGGAGCCTTAACGATGGTTGGAACCACTTTGCAGCGTACTGCTCCTTTTATAGGAAAGACAGTAAAGGAGGCAGCCTCTATTTTTCCCAAATTACATTTTGTGCCGATTGCCATTCAGCGATTCGGAACTCAATATACCCTTATTCCGAGGGGTGATACGGTTTTTAAGGAAGGAGACCAGGCCTATTTTGTAACTTCCGAGGCAGGGGTAAAAGAATTGTATAAACTTACCGGAAAAACCAAGGAGGAGATCAAAGACGTGATGATTCTTGGGGGAAGTAAAATAGGGTATAAAACAGCCAGGGATCTTTGTTCGAACAGGTTTAGGGTAAAGCTTATTGAGAAGGATAAGAATAAATCTTTTGATCTGGCGGACCTGCTTCCGAATGCCCTTATCATTAACGGGGATGGTAGAAATGTTGAGTTGCTGGAAGAAGAAGATATTGAAGAAATGGATGCTTTTATTGCGGTAACCGGTAATTCAGAGACCAATATTATGTCGTGCCTGGTAGCCAAATCCAGAAACATTAAAAAAACCATAGCCTTGGTTGAAAACATGGATTATTTCCAGTTGTCTCAATCCATAGGTATTGATACATTGATAAATAAAAAATTACTTGCGGCAAACAATATATTCCGGCATATAAGGAAAGGCGAGGTAGTGGCGTTAACACGCTTGAATAATCTGAATGCCGAAATACTGGAGTTTATTGTAAAGAGGACCTCAGAAGTTACTGGTAAAAAAATAAGAGAGCTGGATTTTCCCAGGTCGGCTGTTATTGCCGGTGTGATTAGGGATGGTGAGGGAATGATAGCTTTGGGCGACTTCCAGATAAAAGCCGGAGACAGGGTAGTGGTGTGTTGTTTGCCCCGTTCTATAGCACGCATTGAAAAACTATTTTTATAA
- a CDS encoding TrkH family potassium uptake protein has translation MGLLMLCNGVFMLLASVVSAIYKDGVTLEMSFAGISTTLIGTLFMFATKEHKKEIKKREGYVVVTFGWVFMSLTGMLPYLFTDTIPDVTNAFFETMSGYTTTGASVLDDIEALPEGVLFWRSMTHWIGGMGIIVLAIAILPLLGIGGMQLFAAEAPGPSADKLHPRITDTAKRLWLIYVGYTLAETLLLKLAGMSFFDAVNHSMATLSTGGFSTKNASLAYWNDQPVVQYIVILFMFLAGTNFVLSYFAFKGKVQKVIKDDEFKYYFRFIVAFTIICALVVYFQSDVELSAYHPMVWGEGESAFRHSLFQVISVITTTGFVTADFTSWTTFLTVFFFGLMFLGGSAGSTSGGVKVVRHMLMIKNGLLEFKRTLHPNAVIPVRYNRKMVTESIVYNILGFFILYMLLFIIGALVLGFLGLDFETAVGGAASSLGNVGPAFGQLHPLANFNSLPALGKWWCSFLMLLGRLELFTVLILLTPFFWKRT, from the coding sequence ATGGGGTTGCTGATGCTGTGTAATGGGGTGTTTATGCTCCTTGCGTCGGTTGTCAGTGCAATTTATAAAGATGGGGTTACCCTGGAGATGTCCTTTGCGGGGATAAGTACTACATTGATCGGAACGCTTTTTATGTTTGCTACCAAAGAGCATAAAAAGGAGATAAAAAAGCGTGAAGGGTATGTGGTTGTTACATTCGGCTGGGTTTTTATGAGCCTAACAGGAATGTTGCCATATCTTTTTACTGATACAATTCCCGATGTTACGAATGCTTTCTTTGAGACCATGAGCGGATATACTACCACCGGGGCTTCCGTACTAGATGATATAGAGGCGTTACCAGAAGGGGTTTTGTTCTGGCGCAGTATGACACATTGGATAGGGGGGATGGGGATAATTGTTCTTGCAATTGCCATACTTCCGTTGCTGGGGATTGGAGGGATGCAGCTTTTTGCTGCCGAAGCCCCCGGGCCAAGTGCCGATAAGCTACATCCGAGAATTACCGATACGGCCAAGCGCCTGTGGCTTATTTATGTAGGGTATACTCTTGCAGAGACCCTTTTGTTGAAATTGGCAGGGATGAGCTTCTTTGACGCGGTTAATCATTCGATGGCGACCTTGTCGACAGGCGGGTTTTCAACAAAAAATGCAAGTTTGGCATATTGGAATGATCAGCCGGTCGTTCAATACATTGTCATACTCTTTATGTTTTTGGCCGGAACAAATTTTGTGTTGAGCTATTTTGCATTCAAAGGAAAAGTGCAGAAAGTGATTAAGGATGACGAGTTTAAGTATTATTTCCGGTTCATTGTTGCCTTTACGATTATCTGCGCTTTGGTTGTGTATTTTCAGTCTGATGTCGAATTGAGCGCTTACCATCCGATGGTTTGGGGTGAGGGTGAAAGCGCATTCAGGCATTCGTTGTTCCAGGTGATATCGGTAATCACTACAACAGGTTTTGTTACTGCCGATTTTACAAGCTGGACGACCTTCCTGACGGTGTTCTTTTTCGGGTTAATGTTTCTCGGAGGGTCTGCCGGGTCTACATCCGGGGGAGTAAAGGTGGTGCGCCATATGTTGATGATCAAGAACGGTCTGTTGGAGTTTAAGAGGACCTTACATCCAAATGCCGTGATTCCGGTTAGGTATAACAGGAAGATGGTTACGGAAAGTATTGTTTATAACATCCTCGGTTTCTTTATTCTTTATATGTTGTTGTTTATTATAGGAGCCCTGGTATTGGGGTTTCTGGGCCTCGACTTTGAAACGGCTGTCGGAGGCGCTGCATCCTCTCTGGGTAATGTAGGACCTGCTTTCGGACAATTGCACCCGCTGGCCAATTTTAACAGCTTGCCGGCTTTAGGGAAATGGTGGTGTTCTTTTCTGATGTTGTTGGGAAGGCTTGAGTTGTTTACCGTCTTGATCTTGTTAACTCCTTTCTTTTGGAAACGTACTTAA
- a CDS encoding transposase, which translates to MRIVNTILDSIDLSSLEKTYLGGGTASYHPKVLLKVLVDVYLRNVYSSRKIEQALNENIHFIWLGSGAKPDHNTISNFRVERNHEQIRLKAKAKELLLSEEGIVRRKRRCWDVEAVFGNIKHNMGFKRFFMLRGLDKVTAETGLVAGSQP; encoded by the coding sequence GTGCGTATTGTCAATACGATTTTAGACTCAATAGACCTAAGTAGTTTAGAGAAGACCTACCTTGGAGGGGGTACTGCGAGCTACCATCCCAAGGTGCTGTTAAAGGTTTTGGTCGATGTTTATTTGCGTAATGTATATTCTTCACGTAAAATAGAACAGGCTTTAAACGAGAACATCCATTTTATATGGCTTGGTTCCGGGGCTAAACCAGATCATAATACTATCAGCAATTTCCGTGTTGAACGCAACCACGAACAGATACGGTTAAAGGCAAAGGCTAAAGAGCTGTTACTCTCTGAAGAAGGAATTGTCCGCCGAAAACGCAGGTGTTGGGATGTGGAAGCTGTTTTTGGAAACATAAAACACAATATGGGCTTTAAGCGTTTTTTTATGTTAAGAGGACTTGATAAAGTAACCGCCGAAACAGGCTTAGTGGCCGGCTCACAACCTTAG